The sequence GAAGAATTTGGATACCATCTAATACCGAACTGACAGCTCAGCTTGGAATGGCGATTGCTGTTGAGGATACCATCTAATAATGAACTGCCAGCTCGGATTACTGTTGAGGACAGTGCGGCGGCGGATCCGGTCGGACATCAAGACACGTGGATTTGGATGGACGCAGGATTTGCTGTTGAGCTCTTCACTCATGTTTTGCGCTTCTTCACGTCGATTTAAGTCAGTGGTTCCGCGACATGCAAATATTTATGGTACGTGTCGCACATGCACTGGTTTTCTTTGCAATTCGCTGTTTTCGTTGACCAGCCGATGTGCACAGGTCAAGTGGAGGCCGTTGAGGCGTCTCAGGCCGTCAACCCATCGGTCCACACGATTTTAACTGTCATATATTTATGACGACTAGTTTTAATGGGTTctaattttgaatgatattaaTATACTTACCTTCAATAAGCATATAAAAAACGTGTAAAATCTTACCTcatcaataataatattaatcatttactagaaaaaaatattaaatcaccAACAAAATGATCCAAATTAAAGACAGTAAAGTATATAGCCTGTAATATGAAAAAAGCAGAAGCACAATGAACAataatgatttcatcataaaTCATGAGCACTCTCTCCCCACCAGCTTTGTCATCATCAGGCAAGCAGTGACTCATCATGAACAATTGGTCCACTCGGTGCTGTCACTGTTAGTCTTACAGCTTCCACGCCTTCTGTTCCCAAATGGCAACTAATCAGATGATTTATATCCTTCCCAATCTCCAAGCAACTTCTCGTAATCTTGATTTGAAGTGGATGGTCGACAGGGGGTTTCTCGTGATTCGCGACGGCTTAAATTGATTCGATCAACGTGAAAAAGGAAAACAAGTACAATAATTACTGTTGGAAGGGGAAATGGAATGCCGAAAAGAAAGATTTTTATGGTAAAAATAGCAGCTTCTCCGTCTCCTCTGGTTGTTTCCTGTTTGGACCAAATCTAAATGTGGTATGCTCCATGAATGCCTTCCTACCTTCTCTGATCTCAGGACCCGAGTTTCAGCCTGTGTGGAGGGATTAGGTACTGAATGAATGCGCTACGATTCTCTGGGGGAGAAAAAGATCGGATTTTGATGTGGTTTTAGGCCTGGGAACCCAACGAAAACCTCGACTTTTGCTGCCAGGATTGGGGTTCTTTTGGCTTTGGAGACGTGGGTGATGCCTTCTGCCCCTCTTTTTGATGGTGTCAAAGCGAAAGAGATTAGGGAAATCCGAATTGGTCGGCTTCAATGGGTCTAAAGCATTTGTAAGAGCGGAGATCAGGACCTGTGAGTGATCTTTTCTCCCAATTTTATTCGTTGTTTTGGATGCGTTCCTTCTTATGCTGTCGTTTGGGATTATGGTTTTCGCTTCGATCTCCGCTCGGAACGCATAGCATGGCGTGGAAATGTTGGTTAAAGATCGCACTTTTATGCTTTGTCTCCCTCGTTTCGGTGGTGTTGGGCACCACGGACTCCGGAGATTACGCCGTTCTTGATGAATTCCGGAGAGGGTTGTCCAACCCGGAGCTGCTCAGATGGCCTACCAACAACAAAGATCCCTGCGGCCCTCCTCAATGGCCTCACATCTTCTGCTCCGGCTCTCGGATCACTCAGATTCAGGTCCAGGAGTTGGGATTGAGCGGGCCTCTGCCGCACGACTTCAACAAGCTCGCCATGCTCAGCAATATTGGTCTTCAGAGGAACAAATTCACCGGAAATCTGCCATCTTTCAATGGTCTGTCCAATCTCCAGTATGCCTATCTTGGCGGCAATCAGTTCGACACCATTCCGACGGATTTCTTCGTCGGCCTCAGTAGTTTGCAGGTTCTAACTTTGGAGAATAACCCTCTGAATCAGAGTACCGGATGGACCTTGCCCCCGGACTTGGCGCATTCAGCGCAGTTGATGAATCTGTCACTATCTCATTGTAATCTCGTTGGCCCGCTGCCAGAATTTCTGGGAAGCATGAAGTCTTTGACTGTTCTAAAGCTGTCCTACAACAATCTCATCGGGGGGATTCCTGTGAGTTACTCAGGTTTGCCGTTGCAGATTCTATGGCTGAACAATCAGGAAGGTCCAGGGTTGACGGGGTCGATCGAGATCATTACTAACATGACATTGTTGAATGACGTTTGGCTTCATGAAAACCAGTTCTCAGGGCTGATCCCCGATTCGATCAGTGCCTTGAGTTTGTTGACACGGCTGTGGCTCAACAACAACCGGCTCGTCGGTCCTGTTCCTGAGAGTTTGATTAACATGTCACAGCTTCAGTCGTTGCAATTAGATGATAATATGCTCGTGGGGACAGTTCCAAAATTGAGCATCAGTAACTTCACCTATGCTGGTAATTCGTTTTGCCAAAATACTCCGGGAGTGCCTTGCTCAGCAGAAGTCACTGCACTTTTGGATTTCCTTAAAGACGTGAACTATCCAACAAGGCTCTCAGATTCTTGGTTTGGCAATGATCCTTGCACTAGTTCATGGCTTGGTATTTCCTGCTCAAACAACAACGTTTCTGTTATAAATCTGCCGAACTATCAATTAAATGGCACGATCAGCGAATCTCTGGGTGCGTTGGATTCTCTCGTGTATGTGTTGCTTGGTGGTAACAATCTTGCTGGCCCAATTCCTGATAACATGTCGAGCTTGAAATCTTTAAAAATGTTGAACCTTTCTTTCAATAATATCTCACCTCCTGTTCCACGATTTCCTACTAGTGTGAAAGTCCTACTTGATGGGAATAAGTTGTTGCAGAATTCTCCTTCACCGGGATCCCCTCCTGGTGTTGGCCTTCCTGGTGTTAGTCCCCCATCAACTGACTCACCTACCCCTCCTAACCAACCATCCTCTTCAGGTAATGGCACAAAAAGTTCCAGGAAGCTAAAtattctggttattgtagttccAACCGTAGTTGGAGCTTCAGTTGTGTTCGTTGCTATTCTACTTTTGTTCTTCTGCTGGAAGAGTAAAACTAATGTATTTGTGGCACCAAACTCCACCACAACGCAACCTAGCAAGGCCACCAATCAAGACAATCCACATAAACAGGTGGCTAAAAATGTTGTCAATAGCAGCACATCTACCAGTGGATTCCAGAGCATAGCGAGCAGCGGTACAGGTAGTACACATGCCATAGATTCAGGCAACTTGACGATACCAGTCCAAGTTCTTCGAAGTGCTACAGGAAACTTTGCCCTTGATAATGTGCTTGGTCGGGGTGGATTTGGTGTGGTATACAAAGGAGAGTTGCATGATGGGACGATGATAGCAGTTAAGAGAATGGAGTCTTCTGTTCTAAGTAACAAAGCTTTAGATGAGTTCCATTCTGAGATTGCAGTGCTTTCAAAGGTCCGACACCGTAATTTGGTATCTATTCTGGGTTATTCTGCAGAAGACAACGAGAGACTTTTAGTATATGCGTATATGCAACAGGGAGCTTTGAGCAAGCATCTATTCCAATGGAAGCAGCTGGAGTTGGAGCCTTTGTCTTGGAAGAAGAGGCTAAACATTGCATTGGATGTTGCCCGTGGACTGGAGTACCTCCATAATTTGGCTCACCAGTCCTTCATTCACAGAGACCTCAAGTCCTCAAATATACTACTAGGAGATGATTACCGGGCAAAAATTTCAGATTTTGGACTGGTAAAACTTGCACCAGATGGGAA comes from Musa acuminata AAA Group cultivar baxijiao chromosome BXJ3-3, Cavendish_Baxijiao_AAA, whole genome shotgun sequence and encodes:
- the LOC103979094 gene encoding receptor protein kinase TMK1-like isoform X2, translating into MAWKCWLKIALLCFVSLVSVVLGTTDSGDYAVLDEFRRGLSNPELLRWPTNNKDPCGPPQWPHIFCSGSRITQIQVQELGLSGPLPHDFNKLAMLSNIGLQRNKFTGNLPSFNGLSNLQYAYLGGNQFDTIPTDFFVGLSSLQVLTLENNPLNQSTGWTLPPDLAHSAQLMNLSLSHCNLVGPLPEFLGSMKSLTVLKLSYNNLIGGIPVSYSGLPLQILWLNNQEGPGLTGSIEIITNMTLLNDVWLHENQFSGLIPDSISALSLLTRLWLNNNRLVGPVPESLINMSQLQSLQLDDNMLVGTVPKLSISNFTYAGNSFCQNTPGVPCSAEVTALLDFLKDVNYPTRLSDSWFGNDPCTSSWLGISCSNNNVSVINLPNYQLNGTISESLGALDSLVYVLLGGNNLAGPIPDNMSSLKSLKMLNLSFNNISPPVPRFPTSVKVLLDGNKLLQNSPSPGSPPGVGLPGVSPPSTDSPTPPNQPSSSGNGTKSSRKLNILVIVVPTVVGASVVFVAILLLFFCWKSKTNVFVAPNSTTTQPSKATNQDNPHKQVAKNVVNSSTSTSGFQSIASSGTGSTHAIDSGNLTIPVQVLRSATGNFALDNVLGRGGFGVVYKGELHDGTMIAVKRMESSVLSNKALDEFHSEIAVLSKVRHRNLVSILGYSAEDNERLLVYAYMQQGALSKHLFQWKQLELEPLSWKKRLNIALDVARGLEYLHNLAHQSFIHRDLKSSNILLGDDYRAKISDFGLVKLAPDGKQSVVTRLAGTFGYLAPEYAVTGKITTKVDVFSFGVVLMELLTGMMALDEERPEESHYLASWFCHMKTDKEKLRSIIDPSIAITDETFEGVPVIADLAAHCAAREPHQRPEMGHAVNVLASLVEKWMPINDDQEEYLGIDFHQPLLQMVKGWQAADGTTDVCSASLNDSKGSIPARPAGFAESFKSSDGR
- the LOC103979094 gene encoding receptor protein kinase TMK1-like isoform X1 translates to MRSFLCCRLGLWFSLRSPLGTHSMAWKCWLKIALLCFVSLVSVVLGTTDSGDYAVLDEFRRGLSNPELLRWPTNNKDPCGPPQWPHIFCSGSRITQIQVQELGLSGPLPHDFNKLAMLSNIGLQRNKFTGNLPSFNGLSNLQYAYLGGNQFDTIPTDFFVGLSSLQVLTLENNPLNQSTGWTLPPDLAHSAQLMNLSLSHCNLVGPLPEFLGSMKSLTVLKLSYNNLIGGIPVSYSGLPLQILWLNNQEGPGLTGSIEIITNMTLLNDVWLHENQFSGLIPDSISALSLLTRLWLNNNRLVGPVPESLINMSQLQSLQLDDNMLVGTVPKLSISNFTYAGNSFCQNTPGVPCSAEVTALLDFLKDVNYPTRLSDSWFGNDPCTSSWLGISCSNNNVSVINLPNYQLNGTISESLGALDSLVYVLLGGNNLAGPIPDNMSSLKSLKMLNLSFNNISPPVPRFPTSVKVLLDGNKLLQNSPSPGSPPGVGLPGVSPPSTDSPTPPNQPSSSGNGTKSSRKLNILVIVVPTVVGASVVFVAILLLFFCWKSKTNVFVAPNSTTTQPSKATNQDNPHKQVAKNVVNSSTSTSGFQSIASSGTGSTHAIDSGNLTIPVQVLRSATGNFALDNVLGRGGFGVVYKGELHDGTMIAVKRMESSVLSNKALDEFHSEIAVLSKVRHRNLVSILGYSAEDNERLLVYAYMQQGALSKHLFQWKQLELEPLSWKKRLNIALDVARGLEYLHNLAHQSFIHRDLKSSNILLGDDYRAKISDFGLVKLAPDGKQSVVTRLAGTFGYLAPEYAVTGKITTKVDVFSFGVVLMELLTGMMALDEERPEESHYLASWFCHMKTDKEKLRSIIDPSIAITDETFEGVPVIADLAAHCAAREPHQRPEMGHAVNVLASLVEKWMPINDDQEEYLGIDFHQPLLQMVKGWQAADGTTDVCSASLNDSKGSIPARPAGFAESFKSSDGR